Proteins encoded in a region of the Pelmatolapia mariae isolate MD_Pm_ZW linkage group LG6, Pm_UMD_F_2, whole genome shotgun sequence genome:
- the LOC134629384 gene encoding polymeric immunoglobulin receptor-like isoform X2, which produces MRRLQNLLFTFCIALRCVTSAVGAIHVTGYVGSAVKVSCSYDQGYESYEKYLCKNDCHSNDDVLITTSNPVKSKYRIHDDKTARIFTTSISDLRSVDAGKYWCGVTIFGIDSYTEVELKLVQDSCCNNVKEVESYAGYSVSFSCLYESRYQNNLKYICRGTQPSMCLQRALITSYNKQNGRFRFDDENMLTQFTTKISSLTQSDSGRYLCGIQRNSDLHLFCAFELKVKDHCCDTVTNIENYEGYSESINCPYENQYQNSLKYICRGNRPSTCLQEAIITSDNRENGRFRLDDVKMSRIFTVTINSLTQSDSGHYLCGVQTNSDHDVFSAVELRVKEWCCVRSTKITGTVGQPLTLQCPYPQQHRDNRKFLCKGDHRNSCRDMVMSQNRFALQDDIYSSSFSVTITKLEEADAGTYWCGSDSQWRVGNYTKIQLSVEFCCVKSTKINGTVGQPLTLQCPYPSQHRDNRKFLCKGDHHNNCTDMLKNQSRFTLQDASSSTFVVTISKLEAADAGTYWCGSDSQWRVGNYTKIQLSVFPQSTLGKKNPALYVIPPVLLLICILVLVYKYRRSRIEEAVLSLSRNASRKKSSKEVIGAAQSEIYKNQAVVTSNDQSTSNVYEEVDVEVHYENLTASE; this is translated from the exons ATGAGGAGACTTCAAAACCTGCTGTTCACCTTTTGCA TTGCTCTGAGGTGTGTGACCAGTGCAGTAGGGGCGATCCATGTGACTGGATATGTGGGGAGTGCGGTTAAAGTTTCCTGCTCCTATGATCAGGGTTACGAGTCTTATGAGAAGTACttgtgtaagaatgactgtcaCAGCAATGATGATGTTCTTATTACAACATCAAATCCAGTGAAAAGCAAATACAGGATCCATGATGACAAAACAGCACGAATCTTCACAACGAGCATCTCTGATCTTCGTTCCGTGGATGCTGGGAAATACTGGTGTGGAGTGACCATATTTGGAATAGATAGCTACACTGAAGTCGAGCTGAAATTAGTCCAAG ACAGCTGCTGTAACAATGTGAAAGAAGTTGAAAGTTATGCAGGATATTCAGTGTCCTTCAGTTGTCTGTATGAGTCAAGGTACCAGAACAACCTGAAGTACATCTGCAGAGGAACACAGCCCTCCATGTGTCTGCAACGGGCACTAATCACCtcttacaacaaacaaaatGGGCGATTCAGATTTGATGATGAAAATATGTTAACACAATTCACAACAAAGATTAGCAGTTTGACCCAGAGTGATTCAGGGCGTTACCTTTGTGGCATCCAAAGAAACTCTGACCTgcatcttttctgtgcttttgaGCTGAAGGTTAAAG ACCACTGCTGTGATACTGTGACCAATATTGAAAATTATGAGGGATACTCTGAGTCCATCAATTGTCCTTATGAGAATCAGTACCAGAACAGCCTAAAGTACATCTGCAGAGGAAACCGGCCCTCCACATGTCTGCAGGAGGCAATAATCACCTCTGACAACAGAGAAAATGGTCGCTTCAGACTTGATGATGTAAAAATGTCAAGAATATTCACAGTGACAATTAACAGTTTGACTCAAAGTGATTCAGGGCATTACCTTTGTGGTGTTCAAACAAACTCTGACCATGATGTTTTCTCTGCTGTTGAGCTAAGAGTCAAAG AGTGGTGCTGTGTCAGGTCAACTAAAATAACAGGTACTGTGGGACAGCCACTAACTCTGCAGTGCCCTTATCCTCAACAACATCGGGATAACAGGAAGTTCCTCTGTAAGGGAGATCACCGCAACAGCTGCAGAGACATGGTGATGAGTCAAAACAGATTCGCACTACAAGACGATATTTATTCCAGCTCTTTCTCAGTGACGATAACAAAGCTAGAAGAAGCAGATGCTGGGACCTACTGGTGTGGGTCAGACTCACAGTGGAGAGTTGGAAACTACACCAAGATTCAGCTGTCAGTCG AGTTCTGCTGTGTCAAATCAACTAAAATAAATGGTACTGTGGGGCAGCCACTAACTTTGCAGTGTCCTTATCCTTCACAACACCGGGATAACAGGAAGTTCCTCTGTAAGGGAGACCACCACAACAACTGCACAGATATGCTAAAGAATCAAAGTAGATTCACACTACAAGATGCTTCTTCCAGCACTTTTGTTGTGACAATCtcaaagctggaagcagctgatGCTGGGACATACTGGTGTGGGTCAGACTCACAGTGGAGAGTTGGAAACTACACCAAGATTCAGTTGTCAG tcTTTCCGCAGAGCactctggggaaaaaaaacccag cactCTATGTGATACCCCCTGTACTGCTTTTGATATGTATCCTCGTTCTTGTTTATAAGTACAGACGTTCCAGGATTGAAG aaGCTGTTCTCTCCCTGAGCAGAAATGCATCTAGGAAAAAGAGTTCAAAGGAGGTGATTGGTGCAGCACAAAGTGAA ATTTATAAAAATCAAGCTGTGGTGACCTCCAATGACCAAAGCACCAGTAACGTCTATGAAGAAGTAGATGTAGAAGTACACTACGAAAACTTGACCGCAAGTGAATAA
- the LOC134629386 gene encoding polymeric immunoglobulin receptor-like isoform X2 — MWSLQNLLFILCITLKCVTTAVGVIHVTGYVGREVNVSCSYDEGYELYEKYLCKNDCGDSDLLITTSHSVKNKYTIHDDKTARIFTTTIAELQSTDAGKYWCAVTRTGKDVYTEVELKLVPDSCCDTVTKVQSYEGYSESVSCPYESQYQNSLKYICRGNQPSTCLQDALITSDNKQNGRFRLDDDKVLGTFTVNINSLTQNDSGSYLCGVQRNSDLDVFSAVELEVEEWCCVKAKHLNGIAGNLLLLQCPYPPQHRNNSKFLCKGDHRNKCTDISMDQRVTLQDDAASSSFFVMITYLDVHDTGTYWCGSDSQWRVGNYTKIELSVVTVRCVTCDIGRTRS; from the exons ATGTGGAGCCTCCAAAACCTGCTTTTCATCCTCTGCA TTACTCTGAAATGTGTGACCACTGCAGTAGGGGTGATCCATGTGACTGGATATGTGGGGAGAGAGGTTAACGTTTCCTGCTCTTATGATGAGGGTTATGAATTATATGAAAAGTACCTGTGTAAGAACGACTGTGGTGACAGTGATCTTCTTATTACAACATCACACTCCgtgaaaaacaaatacacaatcCATGATGACAAAACAGCACGAATCTTCACAACGACCATCGCTGAGCTTCAATCCACAGATGCTGGGAAATACTGGTGTGCAGTGACCAGAACTGGGAAAGATGTCTACACTGAAGTTGAGCTGAAATTAGTACCAG ACAGCTGCTGTGACACTGTGACCAAAGTTCAAAGTTATGAGGGATACTCTGAGTCCGTCAGTTGTCCTTATGAGTCTCAGTACCAGAACAGCCTGAAGTACATCTGCAGAGGAAACCAGCCCTCCACATGTCTGCAGGATGCACTAATCACCTCTGACAACAAACAAAATGGACGATTCAGACTTGATGATGACAAAGTGTTAGGAACATTCACAGTGAACATTAACAGTTTGACTCAAAATGATTCAGGGTCATACCTCTGTGGTGTTCAAAGAAACTCTGACCTGGATGTTTTCTCTGCTGTTGAGCTGGAAGTTGAAG AGTGGTGCTGTGTCAAAGCAAAACACCTAAATGGTATTGCAGGAAATCTACTACTGTTGCAGTGTCCTTATCCTCCACAACACCGAAATAACAGCAAGTTCCTCTGTAAGGGAGACCACCGCaacaaatgcacagacatctcGATGGATCAAAGGGTCACACTGCAAGATGATGCTGCCTCCAGCTCCTTCTTTGTGATGATCACATACTTAGATGTACATGATACTGGAACATACTGGTGTGGGTCAGACTCACAGTGGAGAGTTGGAAATTACACCAAGATTGAGCTGTCAGTGG TTACTGTGAGATGTGTGACCTGTGATATTGGA AGGACACGCAGTTGA
- the LOC134629386 gene encoding polymeric immunoglobulin receptor-like isoform X1: MWSLQNLLFILCITLKCVTTAVGVIHVTGYVGREVNVSCSYDEGYELYEKYLCKNDCGDSDLLITTSHSVKNKYTIHDDKTARIFTTTIAELQSTDAGKYWCAVTRTGKDVYTEVELKLVPDSCCDTVTKVQSYEGYSESVSCPYESQYQNSLKYICRGNQPSTCLQDALITSDNKQNGRFRLDDDKVLGTFTVNINSLTQNDSGSYLCGVQRNSDLDVFSAVELEVEEWCCVKAKHLNGIAGNLLLLQCPYPPQHRNNSKFLCKGDHRNKCTDISMDQRVTLQDDAASSSFFVMITYLDVHDTGTYWCGSDSQWRVGNYTKIELSVEDTQLSFSTQTTMTK, translated from the exons ATGTGGAGCCTCCAAAACCTGCTTTTCATCCTCTGCA TTACTCTGAAATGTGTGACCACTGCAGTAGGGGTGATCCATGTGACTGGATATGTGGGGAGAGAGGTTAACGTTTCCTGCTCTTATGATGAGGGTTATGAATTATATGAAAAGTACCTGTGTAAGAACGACTGTGGTGACAGTGATCTTCTTATTACAACATCACACTCCgtgaaaaacaaatacacaatcCATGATGACAAAACAGCACGAATCTTCACAACGACCATCGCTGAGCTTCAATCCACAGATGCTGGGAAATACTGGTGTGCAGTGACCAGAACTGGGAAAGATGTCTACACTGAAGTTGAGCTGAAATTAGTACCAG ACAGCTGCTGTGACACTGTGACCAAAGTTCAAAGTTATGAGGGATACTCTGAGTCCGTCAGTTGTCCTTATGAGTCTCAGTACCAGAACAGCCTGAAGTACATCTGCAGAGGAAACCAGCCCTCCACATGTCTGCAGGATGCACTAATCACCTCTGACAACAAACAAAATGGACGATTCAGACTTGATGATGACAAAGTGTTAGGAACATTCACAGTGAACATTAACAGTTTGACTCAAAATGATTCAGGGTCATACCTCTGTGGTGTTCAAAGAAACTCTGACCTGGATGTTTTCTCTGCTGTTGAGCTGGAAGTTGAAG AGTGGTGCTGTGTCAAAGCAAAACACCTAAATGGTATTGCAGGAAATCTACTACTGTTGCAGTGTCCTTATCCTCCACAACACCGAAATAACAGCAAGTTCCTCTGTAAGGGAGACCACCGCaacaaatgcacagacatctcGATGGATCAAAGGGTCACACTGCAAGATGATGCTGCCTCCAGCTCCTTCTTTGTGATGATCACATACTTAGATGTACATGATACTGGAACATACTGGTGTGGGTCAGACTCACAGTGGAGAGTTGGAAATTACACCAAGATTGAGCTGTCAGTGG AGGACACGCAGTTGAGTTTTTCTACGCAGACCACTATGACAAAATAA
- the LOC134629384 gene encoding polymeric immunoglobulin receptor-like isoform X1, with protein sequence MRRLQNLLFTFCIALRCVTSAVGAIHVTGYVGSAVKVSCSYDQGYESYEKYLCKNDCHSNDDVLITTSNPVKSKYRIHDDKTARIFTTSISDLRSVDAGKYWCGVTIFGIDSYTEVELKLVQDSCCNNVKEVESYAGYSVSFSCLYESRYQNNLKYICRGTQPSMCLQRALITSYNKQNGRFRFDDENMLTQFTTKISSLTQSDSGRYLCGIQRNSDLHLFCAFELKVKDHCCDTVTNIENYEGYSESINCPYENQYQNSLKYICRGNRPSTCLQEAIITSDNRENGRFRLDDVKMSRIFTVTINSLTQSDSGHYLCGVQTNSDHDVFSAVELRVKEWCCVRSTKITGTVGQPLTLQCPYPQQHRDNRKFLCKGDHRNSCRDMVMSQNRFALQDDIYSSSFSVTITKLEEADAGTYWCGSDSQWRVGNYTKIQLSVEFCCVKSTKINGTVGQPLTLQCPYPSQHRDNRKFLCKGDHHNNCTDMLKNQSRFTLQDASSSTFVVTISKLEAADAGTYWCGSDSQWRVGNYTKIQLSVFPQSTLGKKNPALYVIPPVLLLICILVLVYKYRRSRIEEAVLSLSRNASRKKSSKEVIGAAQSEIMWYALDHKPFHASVDLDIDTTTSWRKRIKKKKLRPGECCHLVGCCEGVSLQHEMILRSSTASLYGLIGSISSFKTF encoded by the exons ATGAGGAGACTTCAAAACCTGCTGTTCACCTTTTGCA TTGCTCTGAGGTGTGTGACCAGTGCAGTAGGGGCGATCCATGTGACTGGATATGTGGGGAGTGCGGTTAAAGTTTCCTGCTCCTATGATCAGGGTTACGAGTCTTATGAGAAGTACttgtgtaagaatgactgtcaCAGCAATGATGATGTTCTTATTACAACATCAAATCCAGTGAAAAGCAAATACAGGATCCATGATGACAAAACAGCACGAATCTTCACAACGAGCATCTCTGATCTTCGTTCCGTGGATGCTGGGAAATACTGGTGTGGAGTGACCATATTTGGAATAGATAGCTACACTGAAGTCGAGCTGAAATTAGTCCAAG ACAGCTGCTGTAACAATGTGAAAGAAGTTGAAAGTTATGCAGGATATTCAGTGTCCTTCAGTTGTCTGTATGAGTCAAGGTACCAGAACAACCTGAAGTACATCTGCAGAGGAACACAGCCCTCCATGTGTCTGCAACGGGCACTAATCACCtcttacaacaaacaaaatGGGCGATTCAGATTTGATGATGAAAATATGTTAACACAATTCACAACAAAGATTAGCAGTTTGACCCAGAGTGATTCAGGGCGTTACCTTTGTGGCATCCAAAGAAACTCTGACCTgcatcttttctgtgcttttgaGCTGAAGGTTAAAG ACCACTGCTGTGATACTGTGACCAATATTGAAAATTATGAGGGATACTCTGAGTCCATCAATTGTCCTTATGAGAATCAGTACCAGAACAGCCTAAAGTACATCTGCAGAGGAAACCGGCCCTCCACATGTCTGCAGGAGGCAATAATCACCTCTGACAACAGAGAAAATGGTCGCTTCAGACTTGATGATGTAAAAATGTCAAGAATATTCACAGTGACAATTAACAGTTTGACTCAAAGTGATTCAGGGCATTACCTTTGTGGTGTTCAAACAAACTCTGACCATGATGTTTTCTCTGCTGTTGAGCTAAGAGTCAAAG AGTGGTGCTGTGTCAGGTCAACTAAAATAACAGGTACTGTGGGACAGCCACTAACTCTGCAGTGCCCTTATCCTCAACAACATCGGGATAACAGGAAGTTCCTCTGTAAGGGAGATCACCGCAACAGCTGCAGAGACATGGTGATGAGTCAAAACAGATTCGCACTACAAGACGATATTTATTCCAGCTCTTTCTCAGTGACGATAACAAAGCTAGAAGAAGCAGATGCTGGGACCTACTGGTGTGGGTCAGACTCACAGTGGAGAGTTGGAAACTACACCAAGATTCAGCTGTCAGTCG AGTTCTGCTGTGTCAAATCAACTAAAATAAATGGTACTGTGGGGCAGCCACTAACTTTGCAGTGTCCTTATCCTTCACAACACCGGGATAACAGGAAGTTCCTCTGTAAGGGAGACCACCACAACAACTGCACAGATATGCTAAAGAATCAAAGTAGATTCACACTACAAGATGCTTCTTCCAGCACTTTTGTTGTGACAATCtcaaagctggaagcagctgatGCTGGGACATACTGGTGTGGGTCAGACTCACAGTGGAGAGTTGGAAACTACACCAAGATTCAGTTGTCAG tcTTTCCGCAGAGCactctggggaaaaaaaacccag cactCTATGTGATACCCCCTGTACTGCTTTTGATATGTATCCTCGTTCTTGTTTATAAGTACAGACGTTCCAGGATTGAAG aaGCTGTTCTCTCCCTGAGCAGAAATGCATCTAGGAAAAAGAGTTCAAAGGAGGTGATTGGTGCAGCACAAAGTGAA ataatGTGGTATGCTTTGGATCATAAGCCATTCCACGCCAGCGTAGACTTGGATATCGATACAACTACGTCCTGGAGAAAAagaatcaaaaaaaaaaaactacgtCCTGGAGAGTGTTGTCACTTGGTTGGCTGTTGTGAAGGGGTTTCTCTTCAGCATGAAATGATTCTGCGATCATCTACTGCTTCTCTGTATGGGCTTATTGGCTCAATTAGCTCTTTCAAAACTTTTTGA